The Quercus robur chromosome 7, dhQueRobu3.1, whole genome shotgun sequence genome has a segment encoding these proteins:
- the LOC126692506 gene encoding regulatory-associated protein of TOR 1, giving the protein MALGDLMASRYSQSPVVSAVVSNHFDDCGSSHEDGDLASSSQRRDSETASSSTHGNASGSTATSMAYLPQNMVLCELRHEAFEACVPTGPSDNGLVSKWRPKDRMKTGCVALVLCLNISVDPPDVIKISPCARMECWIDPFSMAPQKALETIGKTLSSQYERWQPRARYKCQLDPTVEEVKKLCNTCRRQAKSERVLFHYNGHGVPKPTANGEIWLFNRSYTQYIPLQISDLDSWLKTPSIYVFDCSAAGMIVNAFNELNDWGASGSSRDCILLAACEAHETLPQSSEFPADVFTSCLTTPIKMALRWFCRRSLLRESVDYSIIDKIPGRPNDRKTLLGELNWIFTAVTDTIAWNVLPHDLFQRLFRQDLLVASLFRNFLLAERIMRSANCSPISHPMLPPTHQHHMWDAWDMAAEICLAQLPTLIDDPMAEFQPSPFFTEQLTAFEVWLDHGSEHKKPPEQLPIVLQVLLSQCHRFRALVLLGRFLDMGPWAVDLALSVGIFPYVLKLLQTTTPELRQILVFIWTKILALDKSCQVDLVKDGGHTYFIRFLDSMEAYPEQRAMAAFVLAVIVDGHRRGQEACMEAGLIHVCLKHLQGSTPNDAQTEPLFLQWLCLCMGKLWEDFPEAQIMGLQANAPAIYASLLSEPQPEVRASAVFALGTLLDMGGDSCRDGVGGDEDCDDDEKIRAEISIVQSLLSVVSDGSPLVRAEVAAALARFAFGHKKHLKSIASAYWKPQSNSLLNSLPSLAHIKSAGSNYSNSNQYLPHGSIVSSQIGSLVRIGNDSPSLVRDGRVSTSSPLANAGIMHGSPLSDDSSQHSDSGVLNDGVSNGVVNHSRSKPLDNAMYSQCVLAMCTLAKDPSPRIASLGRRVLSIIGIEQVMTKPLKPTSGNVRPADPTTAPPTPSFAGLARSSSWFDMNGGHLPLTTFRTPPVSPPRPSYLTGMRRVCSLEFRPHLINSPDSGLADPLLGSGGPSGASERSLLPQSTIYNWSCGHFSKPLLTASDDSDEIQARREEREKLTLDHIGKCQRSSVSKFSSPIASLDTKFETGTKSILLQPFSPIVIAADDNERIRIWNYEETTTTLLNSFDNHDFPEKGIAKLCLVNELDDSLLLAASCDGNIRIWKDYNVRNKQKLVTAFSSIQGHKPGVRSLNAVVDWQQLSGYLYASGEISSIMLWDLEKEQLVNSIPSSSDCSISALAASHVHRDQFAAGFVDGSVRLYDVRTPDMLVCTTRPHTYKVVGIGFQPGLDPAKMISAAQSGDIQFLDTRSHRDAYLTINAHRGSLTALAVHRHAPVIASGSAKQLIKVFSLEGEQLGTIRYYPSFMAQKIGSVSCLTFHPYQIFLAAGAADAYVSIYADENGQAR; this is encoded by the exons ATGAAGACGGGATGTGTCGCTCTAGTTTTATGTTTAAACATTAGTGTTGATCCACCTGATGTAATTAAGATTTCTCCTTGTGCCAGAATGGAGTGCTGGATAG ATCCTTTTTCAATGGCACCTCAAAAAGCACTTGAAACAATTGGAAAAACCTTGAGTAGTCAGTATGAAAGGTGGCAACCAAGG GCTCGCTATAAATGTCAACTTGATCCTACAGTGGAGGAAGTGAAGAAACTTTGTAATACTTGTCGCAGACAAGCCAAGTCTGAGAGAGTTCTGTTTCATTATAATGGACATGGTGTGCCAAAACCAACTGCTAATGGTGAAATTTGGCTCTTTAATAGG AGTTATACACAATATATACCCTTGCAAATCAGTGACCTTGATTCCTGGTTGAAGACACCATCAATATATGTTTTTGACTGTTCTGCTGCTGGGATGATTGTCAATGCATTCAATGAG CTTAATGATTGGGGTGCTTCTGGATCCTCAAGGGATTGCATTCTACTTGCGGCTTGTGAAGCACATGAAACTCTTCCTCAGAGTTCTGAATTTCCTGCTGATGTGTTTACTTCTTGCCTCACAACTCCAATAAAGATGGCATTAAGATG GTTCTGCAGACGTTCCTTGCTGCGTGAGTCTGTTGATTATTCAATTATAGATAAAATTCCAGGCCGCCCGAATGACCGAAAAACACTTTTGGGTGAATTGAACTGGATTTTTACAGCTGTGACTGACACAATTGCCTGGAATGTTCTTCCTCATG ATCTTTTTCAGAGACTGTTCCGACAAGATTTGCTAGTTGCCAGCTTATTTCGAAATTTTTTACTTGCTGAGCGAATCATGCGTTCTGCTAATTGTTCCCCCATTTCTCACCCAATGTTGCCGCCAACCCATCAGCATCATATGTG GGATGCATGGGACATGGCTGCTGAGATCTGCCTTGCTCAGCTTCCAACACTGATTGATGATCCTATGGCCGAGTTCCAG cCTAGTCCATTTTTCACTGAACAATTGACGGCTTTTGAGGTATGGCTTGACCATGGATCCGAGCATAAGAAACCGCCAGAGCAGTTGCCTATTGTTCTTCAG GTTTTGCTTAGTCAATGCCATCGATTTCGGGCACTGGTTCTTCTTGGAAGATTCCTTGATATGGGACCCTGGGCTGTAGATCTG gCCTTGTCTGTCGGAATATTTCCATATGTCCTGAAGTTGTTGCAGACAACAACACCTGAGCTACGACAAATTCTTGTATTTATATGGACGAAGATTCTAGCACTTGATAAG TCGTGTCAGGTTGATCTAGTAAAGGATGGGGGTCATACATATTTCATTAGATTTCTTGATAGCATGGAAGCATATCCTGAGCAGCGTGCAATGGCTGCATTTGTTTTGGCTGTAATTGTGGATGGGCACAGAAGGGGCCAGGAAGCCTGTATGGAAGCCGGTTTGATTCATGTCTGCTTGAAGCACCTTCAGGGTTCAACTCCAAATGATGCGCAAACTGAACCCTTATTTCTTCAGTGGCTTTGCCTCTGTATGGGAAAGCTGTGGGAGGACTTCCCAGAGGCCCAAATAATGGGTTTGCAGGCAAATGCCCCTGCTATATATGCTTCTCTACTGTCTGAGCCCCAACCAGAG gTTAGGGCTTCTGCTGTATTTGCACTTGGTACCTTGCTTGATATGGGGGGTGACTCGTGTAGAGATGGTGTTGGTGGAGATGAAGATTGTGATGATGATGAAAAGATTAGGGCTGAGATTAGTATTGTTCAAAGCCTTTTAAGTGTTGTTTCAGATGGAAGCCCGCTTGTCAGGGCTGAGGTTGCTGCGG CTCTGGCACGCTTTGCCTTTGGCCACAAGAAGCATCTCAAGTCAATTGCTTCTGCATATTGGAAACCTCAGTCTAATTCTCTGCTGAATTCCTTACCTTCTTTGGCTCATATAAAAAGTGCAGGCAGTAATTATAGTAACTCAAACCAGTACTTGCCACATGGAAGTATCGTTTCATCCCAAATTGGTTCTCTGGTGAGAATTGGCAATGACAGTCCATCACTTGTTCGAGATGGAAGAGTCTCCACCAGCAGCCCTCTTGCGAACGCTGGAATTATGCATGGTTCTCCTCTGTCTGATGATTCATCTCAACATTCTGATTCTGGAGTATTGAACGATGGTGTCAGCAACGGGGTTGTTAACCATTCAAGGTCAAAGCCACTGGACAACGCCATGTATTCACAATGTGTTTTAGCTATGTGTACATTAGCCAAGGATCCATCTCCACGCATAGCTAGTCTTGGCCGGCGGGTACTGTCCATTATAGGGATTGAACAAGTGATGACAAAACCTTTGAAGCCAACTAGTGGCAATGTTCGGCCTGCTGATCCCACAACAGCACCTCCCACTCCTAGTTTTGCTGGACTAGCTCGTTCATCTTCATGGTTTGACATGAATGGAG GTCATTTGCCTTTAACCACCTTCCGAACTCCTCCAGTCAGCCCTCCGCGACCTAGTTACTtaactggaatgcgaagagtttgTTCCTTAGAGTTCAGGCCTCATTTGATAAATTCCCCAGACTCAGGATTAGCTGACCCTCTTTTAGGTTCTGGGGGCCCCTCTGGGGCTTCAGAACGCAGTTTGCTTCCACAATCAACAATCTACAATTGGAGTTGTGGCCACTTCTCCAAGCCACTTCTTACTGCATCAGACGATAGTGACGAAATACAAGCTCGAAGAGAAGAGAGGGAAAAGCTTACGTTGGACCACATAGGAAAATGCCAGCGttcat CTGTTAGCAAGTTTAGTAGTCCAATTGCTAGCTTGGATACGAAGTTTGAGACTGGTACCAAATCAATACTGCTGCAACCTTTCTCTCCTATTGTTATTGCTGCAGATGACAATGAACGGATCAG GATATGGAACTATGAGGAAACCACAACTACCCTGCTCAACAGTTTTGATAATCATGATTTTCCTGAAAAAGGAATTGCTAAGCTCTGCCTTGTAAATGAGCTTGATGACAGCTTGCTTCTTGCTGCTTCAT GTGATGGAAATATTCGAATTTGGAAAGATTATAATGTGAGGAATAAACAAAAGCTTGTAACTGCATTCTCTTCAATTCAAGGTCATAAACCTGGTGTGCGAAGTTTGAATGCTGTTGTGGATTGGCAACAGCTGTCTGGATATCTG TATGCTTCTGGTGAGATATCCTCCATTATGCTTTGGGATCTGGAAAAAGAGCAGCTTGTTAATTCCATTCCTTCATCATCGGATTGCAGCATCTCAGCTTTG GCTGCTTCTCATGTTCACCGCGATCAATTTGCAGCTGGTTTTGTGGATGGTTCTGTAAGACTCTATGATGTTCGGACGCCCGATAT GCTTGTCTGTACAACACGGCCACATACATACAAAGTTGTGGGGATTGGATTTCAACCTGGACTAGATCCAGCAAAG ATGATCAGTGCAGCTCAGTCAGGCGACATTCAGTTTCTTGATACCAGAAGTCACAGGGATGCCTACCTCACAATTAATGCTCACAGGGGCTCCCTCACAGCTTTAGCAGTTCATAGACATGCCCCAGTTATTGCCAGTGGTTCAGCCAAACAGCTTATCAAAGTCTTTAGTCTGGAGGGAGAACAACTAGGCACCATTCGATACTACCCTTCGTTCATGGCTCAGAAGATTGGTTCTGTAAGCTGCCTCACCTTCCATCCCTACCAAATATTTCTTGCTGCTGGTGCTGCAGATGCATATGTCTCTATCTACGCTGATGAGAACGGTCAGGCAAGATGA
- the LOC126692505 gene encoding TOM1-like protein 6: MASSSSSATVAVEKATSDLLMSPDWTMNIDICDSVNSHQWQAKDVVKAVKKRLQNRNSQVQLLSLTLLETMVKNCGDYVHFQIAEKKILEEMIKIVRKKADMQVRDKILGLLDSWQEAFGGPGGKYPQYYHAYEELRRSGVEFPKRSLDAAPIFTPPVTHPTLRNTQAGYGMPSNSSRRLDETMATEIESLSLSSMDSMWNVMELLSDMLQAVNPSDREAVKDEIIVDLVNRCRSNQKKLMQMLTTTGDEELLGRGLELNDILQGLLAKHDAIASGSPLPALLTNPSPQPTEVSASSPKPSEVVSSSPRDSSPTSTTTQPVLAVTKAQKIYEEEEEEDEFAQLARRHSKTQPKPFQSNGTSSPEGPSSTSSISSASTSVPSNALALPDPPAPVRTTKEQDMIDLLSITLSTTYASPHTPHTPPASNPNMHQVPVSPSAQGYSYATQTDPRNQGQVTNNSYVVPWAQPQPQPQPQSQFQPQSFQQVQHQQPRQLQPQIFQQAQHQPQPQLQPQSFQQVQSRPQLQSQSFQQVQPRPQLQSQNFQQVQPQPQPQLQPQSFQQVQPQPQPQMQPQYPQYSSGYPPPPWAPNPGYSNQNHLSTTNMLSNPRANTAAAYTPTQGMRPSLQHYNSFPVRGSNGSAMNGDPRVSPGPRNPAPAAAPKPFIPSYRLFEDLNVFGNVTSGSTSSSLSGASGQSMVGGRK; the protein is encoded by the exons atggcgTCGTCTTCGTCATCGGCAACAGTGGCAGTGGAAAAAGCGACGAGCGATCTTCTGATGAGTCCTGATTGGACTATGAACATCGATATATGCGATTCCGTCAACTCACATCAATG GCAAGCAAAAGATGTTGTGAAAGCTGTGAAGAAAAGATTGCAGAATAGGAACTCCCAAGTTCAACTACTCTCTTTGAcg CTCTTGGAGACGATGGTGAAGAACTGTGGTGATTATGTCCATTTTCAAATTGCTGAGAAGAAAATACTGGAGGAGATGATCAAAATTGTCAGGAAGAAG GCAGATATGCAGGTGAGGGACAAAATTTTGGGATTGCTGGACTCTTGGCAAGAAGCCTTTGGGGGGCCGGGAGGAAAATATCCTCAGTACTACCACGCATATGAGGAACTAAGG CGATCCGGAGTAGAATTTCCCAAGCGTTCTTTAGATGCAGCTCCTATATTTACACCACCTGTAACACATCCAACCCTGAGAAACACTCAAGCAGGATATGGAATGCCTAGCAATTCTTCAAGAAGGCTTGATGAAACAATGGCAACAGAAATAGAAAGTTTGAG TTTGTCAAGTATGGATTCTATGTGGAATGTTATGGAGCTTTTAAGTGACATGCTGCAAGCTGTGAACCCCAGTGACCGTGAG GCCGTAAAAGATGAAATTATAGTTGATCTTGTCAACCGTTGTCGTTCCAACCAGAAAAAATTGATGCAGATGCTTACCACGACTGG GGACGAGGAACTTCTTGGCCGGGGTCttgaattaaatgacattttacaaGGTTTGCTTGCAAAACATGATGCTATAGCTTCTGGATCCCCCCTGCCAGCTTTACTTACAAATCCCAGTCCCCAACCAACTGAAGTAAGTGCCTCCAGTCCTAAACCAAGTGAAGTAGTAAGCTCTAGTCCAAGAGACTCTAGCCCAACATCTACTACTACACAACCAGTTCTCGCTGTTACAAAGGCCCAGAAGATTTAcgaagaggaggaagaggaagatgaaTTTGCACAGCTAGCTCGAAG GCATTCAAAAACACAGCCAAAGCCTTTTCAAAGCAATGGAACCTCTTCCCCTGAAGGTCCATCATCAACGTCATCAATCTCTTCAGCCTCAACCTCTGTCCCGAGTAATGCATTGGCCTTGCCTGATCCACCTGCACCAGTTAGGACCACAAAAGAGCAGGACATGATTGACCTTCTGAGTATCACCTTGTCAACAACATATGCCTCCCCCCATACTCCCCACACTCCACCTGCCTCTAACCCAAACATGCATCAGGTGCCTGTTTCCCCCAGTGCCCAAGGGTATTCCTATGCTACCCAGACTGATCCCAGAAATCAAGGGCAGGTAACCAACAATAGTTATGTTGTTCCTTGGGCccagccacaaccacaaccacaaccacagtCTCAGTTTCAACCTCAAAGCTTTCAACAAGTTCAACATCAACAACCACGTCAGTTACAACCTCAAATCTTTCAACAAGCTCAACATCAACCGCAACCTCAGTTACAACCTCAAAGCTTTCAACAAGTTCAATCTCGACCTCAGTTACAATCTCAGAGCTTTCAACAAGTTCAACCTCGACCTCAGTTACAATCTCAAAACTTTCAACAAGTTCAACCTCAACCTCAACCTCAGTTACAACCTCAAAGCTTTCAACAAGTTCAACCTCAACCCCAGCCACAAATGCAACCCCAATATCCTCAATATTCGTCTGGCTATCCTCCTCCACCCTGGGCTCCAAACCCTGGCTATTCTAACCAGAATCATTTATCTACCACTAATATGCTTTCGAATCCACGGGCCAATACAGCTGCAGCGTACACACCCACGCAAGGAATGAGACCAAGCTTGCAGCACTATAACTCTTTCCCCGTAAGAGGAAGCAATGGGTCAGCTATGAATGGAGATCCACGGGTGAGTCCAGGACCCAGGAACCCTGCCCCAGCAGCTGCACCAAAGCCCTTTATTCCCTCGTACAGATTGTTCGAAGATCTTAATGTTTTTGGCAATGTCACAAGTGGCAGCACATCATCAAGCCTGTCAGGAGCTTCTGGCCAAAGTATGGTTGGCGGGAGGAAGTGA